The following coding sequences are from one Carettochelys insculpta isolate YL-2023 chromosome 5, ASM3395843v1, whole genome shotgun sequence window:
- the RFESD gene encoding Rieske domain-containing protein isoform X1: MDLHSSIETLDKAKAVAPVCVGKEDEIKQSQRITARVHDREVVVFYHGGKFYAMDRHCYHAGGPLHRGEIEDINGQPCIICPWHKYKITLATGEGLYQAINPTEPSAAPKWRSKGIKQRTHKVTIDNGSVYVTLSDLPISGLHGCSTSGLYSSNTPLPQSMEAVPDCTI; encoded by the exons ATGGATTTGCACAGCTCGATTGAAACACTTGATAAAGCGAAGGCTGTTGCTCCTGTGTGTGTTGGTAAAGAAGATGAAATAAAACAGTCACAAAGAATAACAGCCCGTGTCCATGACAGAGAAGTTGTCGTTTTCTACCATGGAGGGAAATTTTATGCCATGGACCGTCACTGCTACC ATGCAGGAGGTCCTTTACATCGTGGGGAGATAGAG gaTATCAATGGTCAGCCCTGCATTATTTGCCCTTGGCACAAGTATAAAATTACTTTGGCAACAGGAGAAGGATTATATCAAGCAATAAACCCTACAGAACCATCTGCAGCACCAAAATGGCGATCAAAGGGAATAAAGCAAAGGACTCATAAAGTTACTATAGACAATGGAAGTGTTTATGTGACTCTTTCTGACTTACCTATCAG tggtcttCATGGGTGCTCCACGTCAGGACTATACAGCAGTaacacacccctgccccaaagcatgGAGGCGGTACCAGA ctgcaccatctga
- the RFESD gene encoding Rieske domain-containing protein isoform X3 has product MDLHSSIETLDKAKAVAPVCVGKEDEIKQSQRITARVHDREVVVFYHGGKFYAMDRHCYHAGGPLHRGEIEDINGQPCIICPWHKYKITLATGEGLYQAINPTEPSAAPKWRSKGIKQRTHKVTIDNGSVYVTLSDLPISCTI; this is encoded by the exons ATGGATTTGCACAGCTCGATTGAAACACTTGATAAAGCGAAGGCTGTTGCTCCTGTGTGTGTTGGTAAAGAAGATGAAATAAAACAGTCACAAAGAATAACAGCCCGTGTCCATGACAGAGAAGTTGTCGTTTTCTACCATGGAGGGAAATTTTATGCCATGGACCGTCACTGCTACC ATGCAGGAGGTCCTTTACATCGTGGGGAGATAGAG gaTATCAATGGTCAGCCCTGCATTATTTGCCCTTGGCACAAGTATAAAATTACTTTGGCAACAGGAGAAGGATTATATCAAGCAATAAACCCTACAGAACCATCTGCAGCACCAAAATGGCGATCAAAGGGAATAAAGCAAAGGACTCATAAAGTTACTATAGACAATGGAAGTGTTTATGTGACTCTTTCTGACTTACCTATCAG ctgcaccatctga
- the RFESD gene encoding Rieske domain-containing protein isoform X2 produces the protein MDLHSSIETLDKAKAVAPVCVGKEDEIKQSQRITARVHDREVVVFYHGGKFYAMDRHCYHAGGPLHRGEIEDINGQPCIICPWHKYKITLATGEGLYQAINPTEPSAAPKWRSKGIKQRTHKVTIDNGSVYVTLSDLPIRCDSDYYADKYKKTGSSDTKK, from the exons ATGGATTTGCACAGCTCGATTGAAACACTTGATAAAGCGAAGGCTGTTGCTCCTGTGTGTGTTGGTAAAGAAGATGAAATAAAACAGTCACAAAGAATAACAGCCCGTGTCCATGACAGAGAAGTTGTCGTTTTCTACCATGGAGGGAAATTTTATGCCATGGACCGTCACTGCTACC ATGCAGGAGGTCCTTTACATCGTGGGGAGATAGAG gaTATCAATGGTCAGCCCTGCATTATTTGCCCTTGGCACAAGTATAAAATTACTTTGGCAACAGGAGAAGGATTATATCAAGCAATAAACCCTACAGAACCATCTGCAGCACCAAAATGGCGATCAAAGGGAATAAAGCAAAGGACTCATAAAGTTACTATAGACAATGGAAGTGTTTATGTGACTCTTTCTGACTTACCTATCAGGTGTGACTCTGATTACTATGCTGACAAATACAAAAAGACTGGAAGTTCTGATACCAAAAAGTAA